In the genome of Populus trichocarpa isolate Nisqually-1 chromosome 6, P.trichocarpa_v4.1, whole genome shotgun sequence, one region contains:
- the LOC18100159 gene encoding heavy metal-associated isoprenylated plant protein 5 isoform X1, producing MGAEKEGAKVEAEKKPAADAGEKKDEAKVISVYKLDMHCEGCAKKIRHAVKHLEGVEGLKTDCAGNKLTVTGKVDPAKIKARLEEKTKRKVEIISPQPKKDDGAAAGGGDKKADEKPEKKPEGKKEEAKKPPPESTVVLKIRLHCEGCISKIKKIISKIKGVGSVTVDAAKDLVTVKGTMDVKDLAPYLKEKLRRAVEVVPPKKEEEKKDKAGGGDGGDKKENKAAPADGGGEKKEKGGEAKGEEKKKEGDGGKKEEAAGAKVEVSKMEYSGYPGPAPTFWFDGVYGQNHVVESYNNHYDNQYNYNQQGYYAMNQPGMGGNQPGMGGNHGFLLDHHHPHAPQIFSDENPNACSIM from the exons atggGTGCCGAG AAAGAAGGTGCGAAGGTTGAAGCCGAGAAGAAGCCCGCTGCTGATGCTGGTGAAAAGAAAGATGAGGCCAAAGTTATTTCCGTTTACAAGCTGGACATGCATTGTGAAGGCTGTGCCAAGAAAATTAGACACGCCGTTAAACATTTAGaag GCGTGGAAGGTTTGAAGACAGATTGTGCCGGCAACAAACTAACGGTGACGGGGAAAGTGGACCCAGCAAAAATCAAAGCCAGGCTTGAAGAGAAGACCAAGAGGAAAGTCGAGATTATCTCTCCCCAACCTAAGAAAGACGATGGTGCCGCTGCTGGTGGTGGCGATAAAAAGGCCGATGAGAAACCCGAAAAGAAACCGGAGGGGAAGAAGGAAGAAGCGAAAAAACCACCTCCAgag AGTACCGTTGTTTTGAAAATCAGGCTACACTGTGAAggttgcatttcaaaaataaagaaaatcatctCCAAAATCAAAG GTGTGGGCAGCGTGACTGTGGACGCGGCGAAGGATCTGGTCACGGTGAAGGGAACAATGGACGTGAAGGACTTGGCACCGTACCTAAAAGAGAAACTAAGGAGAGCAGTGGAGGTGGTTCCTCCGAAAaaggaggaagagaagaaagacaAAGCAGGCGGCGGAGACGGTGGGGATAAAAAGGAGAACAAAGCGGCCCCCGCTGATGGTGGCGgcgagaagaaagagaaaggggGGGAAGCGAAAggtgaagagaagaagaaagaaggggaTGGAGGGAAGAAGGAGGAGGCTGCTGGTGCTAAGGTGGAGGTGAGCAAGATGGAGTATTCTGGATATCCAGGTCCAGCACCTACTTTCTGGTTTGATGGGGTGTACGGTCAAAATCATGTGGTGGAAAGTTACAATAATCATTATGATAATCAGTACAACTACAATCAACAAGGTTACTATGCGATGAATCAACCAGGGATGGGAGGAAATCAACCAGGGATGGGAGGAAATCACGGTTTTCTGCTGGACCATCATCATCCCCATGCACCTCAGATATTCAGTGACGAGAATCCCAATGCTTGTTCTATCATGTGA
- the LOC18100157 gene encoding histidine--tRNA ligase, chloroplastic/mitochondrial gives MPPFPSSLHIFHPSLNHYLKPNFFSLSYFSISAPKFPLSSQLIPFNPRTLSSVATALSPSENGSGGGGERSAALAGPPVLENSVQKIDVNPPKGTRDFPPEEMRLRSWLFHNFREVSRLFGFEEVDYPVLESEALFIRKAGEEIRDQLYCFEDRGNRRVALRPELTPSLARLVIQKGKSLSLPLKWFAIGQCWRYERMTRGRRREHYQWNMDIIGVPEVTAEAELISSIVTFFKQIGISASDVGFKVNSRKVLQEILRSYSLSENLFAKVCVIIDKIEKIPIDEIKKELNSVGMPQEGVNKLLEVLSIKSLSELEEILGGAGEAIADLKQLFSLAEKFGYSEWIQFDASVVRGLAYYTGIVFEGFDRAGKLRAICGGGRYDRLLSTFGGDDLPACGFGFGDAVIIELLKEKGILPELIPQVENIVCALDHDLQGAAATVATMLREKGQSVDLVLESKPLKWVFKRAARINAQRLILVGNTEWKKGMVSVKILSSGEQSEIKIDELE, from the exons ATGCCTCCATTTCCATCTTCTCTTCATATATTCCACCCGAGCCTGAACCATTACCTAAAACCTAACTTCTTTTCTCTCAGTTACTTCTCTATTTCAGCCCCTAAATTTCCTCTCTCCAGCCAATTGATTCCGTTTAACCCTAGAACTCTCTCTTCTGTAGCAACTGCACTTTCCCCATCGGAGAATGGCAGTGGAGGCGGAGGAGAAAGGTCGGCCGCGCTGGCTGGTCCGCCGGTACTCGAAAATTCAGTGCAGAAAATTGATGTCAATCCTCCTAAAGGTACCAGAGATTTCCCTCCAGAAGAAATGCGCCTCCGCAGCTGGCTCTTTCACAATTTCAGAGAG GTGTCGCGACTGTTTGGGTTCGAGGAGGTTGATTATCCGGTGTTAGAATCGGAGGCACTGTTTATAAGGAAAGCTGGAGAGGAAATCAGAGAccag ttatattgttttgaagatcGTGGAAATCGTCGTGTTGCACTAAGGCCTGAGCTTACTCCCTCTTTGGCAAGGCTAGTAATACAGAAAGG AAAATCGCTATCCCTCCCATTGAAATGGTTTGCCATTGGACAGTGCTGGCGATATGAGAGAATGACTAGGGGGCGTCGTCGTGAGCACTATCAATGGAATATGGATATCATTGGCGTCCCTGAAGTCACG GCTGAAGCAGAGCTCATTTCCTCCATTGTTACATTTTTTAAGCAAATTGGAATCTCAGCATCAGATGTGGGATTCAAGGTTAATAGTCGAAAG GTTTTGCAGGAAATATTAAGGTCCTATTCCCTATCAGAAAATTTGTTTGCCAAGGTTTGCGTTATCATAGACAAG ATCGAGAAGATTCcaattgatgaaattaagaaagaatTGAACTCTGTTGGGATGCCACAAGAGGGTGTTAACAAGCTACTTGAAGTCCTTTCCATAAAGTCATTGTCTGAGTTGGAAG AGATACTTGGAGGTGCAGGGGAAGCAATTGCAGATCTTAAACAGCTGTTCTCACTTGCTGAAAAGTTTGGTTATTCTGAGTGGATTCAGTTTGATGCATCAGTGGTCCGTGGCCTTGCCTACTACACTGGAATTGTGTTTGAG ggttttgaTAGAGCAGGAAAGTTGAGAGCCATTTGTGGTGGTGGGCGATATGATCGGTTACTCTCTACTTTTGGTGGTGATGACCTTCCAGCTTGTGGCTTTGGCTTTGGGGATGCTGTAATAATTGAA CTACTCAAGGAGAAGGGTATCTTACCAGAATTGATCCCCCAAGTAGAGAACATTGTGTGCGCTCTTGATCATGATCTCCAAGGAGCAGCTGCGACAGTTGCTACCATGCTCAGAGAGAAAGGCCAAAGTGTTGATTTAGTCTTGGAAAGCAAACCTCTTAAATG GGTTTTCAAGCGGGCAGCACGTATAAATGCACAAAGGCTTATATTGGTGGGGAATACAGAATGGAAAAAGGGTATGGTTAGTGTAAAAATCCTCTCTTCTGGGGAACAATCTGAGATTAAAATCGATGAGCTAGAGTGA
- the LOC18100159 gene encoding heavy metal-associated isoprenylated plant protein 6 isoform X2 — protein MGAEKEGAKVEAEKKPAADAGEKKDEAKVISVYKLDMHCEGCAKKIRHAVKHLEGVEGLKTDCAGNKLTVTGKVDPAKIKARLEEKTKRKVEIISPQPKKDDGAAAGGGDKKADEKPEKKPEGKKEEAKKPPPESTVVLKIRLHCEGCISKIKKIISKIKGVGSVTVDAAKDLVTVKGTMDVKDLAPYLKEKLRRAVEVVPPKKEEEKKDKAAPADGGGEKKEKGGEAKGEEKKKEGDGGKKEEAAGAKVEVSKMEYSGYPGPAPTFWFDGVYGQNHVVESYNNHYDNQYNYNQQGYYAMNQPGMGGNQPGMGGNHGFLLDHHHPHAPQIFSDENPNACSIM, from the exons atggGTGCCGAG AAAGAAGGTGCGAAGGTTGAAGCCGAGAAGAAGCCCGCTGCTGATGCTGGTGAAAAGAAAGATGAGGCCAAAGTTATTTCCGTTTACAAGCTGGACATGCATTGTGAAGGCTGTGCCAAGAAAATTAGACACGCCGTTAAACATTTAGaag GCGTGGAAGGTTTGAAGACAGATTGTGCCGGCAACAAACTAACGGTGACGGGGAAAGTGGACCCAGCAAAAATCAAAGCCAGGCTTGAAGAGAAGACCAAGAGGAAAGTCGAGATTATCTCTCCCCAACCTAAGAAAGACGATGGTGCCGCTGCTGGTGGTGGCGATAAAAAGGCCGATGAGAAACCCGAAAAGAAACCGGAGGGGAAGAAGGAAGAAGCGAAAAAACCACCTCCAgag AGTACCGTTGTTTTGAAAATCAGGCTACACTGTGAAggttgcatttcaaaaataaagaaaatcatctCCAAAATCAAAG GTGTGGGCAGCGTGACTGTGGACGCGGCGAAGGATCTGGTCACGGTGAAGGGAACAATGGACGTGAAGGACTTGGCACCGTACCTAAAAGAGAAACTAAGGAGAGCAGTGGAGGTGGTTCCTCCGAAAaaggaggaagagaagaaag ACAAAGCGGCCCCCGCTGATGGTGGCGgcgagaagaaagagaaaggggGGGAAGCGAAAggtgaagagaagaagaaagaaggggaTGGAGGGAAGAAGGAGGAGGCTGCTGGTGCTAAGGTGGAGGTGAGCAAGATGGAGTATTCTGGATATCCAGGTCCAGCACCTACTTTCTGGTTTGATGGGGTGTACGGTCAAAATCATGTGGTGGAAAGTTACAATAATCATTATGATAATCAGTACAACTACAATCAACAAGGTTACTATGCGATGAATCAACCAGGGATGGGAGGAAATCAACCAGGGATGGGAGGAAATCACGGTTTTCTGCTGGACCATCATCATCCCCATGCACCTCAGATATTCAGTGACGAGAATCCCAATGCTTGTTCTATCATGTGA